One part of the Amycolatopsis lurida genome encodes these proteins:
- a CDS encoding non-ribosomal peptide synthetase — protein MTDTLPVVGGHGPPLSYPDTTISGLILAQAARTPDAVAVRQGDARLTYRELVASATGVARLLRARGAGPGTRVGICADRRPELIPTVVGVLLSGAAYVPLEPGGPKARLAEIAADAGISLIVGDRARAEFGAMAGIEALDVPPPSAEPVECPAGPDDLVHLLFTSGSTGRPKGVLTSHRNVVAFVTGFAAALGIRPGARALGIASPAFDAFTMDVFVPLAHGGSVQLAGAADRADPERLRRFLVEHDVEWGFVTPTLLSMVDPAAVPGWRVIACGGEPVPAELAARWLPGRRFFNAYGPTETTVVVVTDEVTGIPADPLPLGRPTPNHRAYVVDAELRPVAPGEIGELLIGGPGLASGYLGSPELTAAKFVDDPMTPGERLYRTGDLARELPDGRLEFAGRADRQVKVRGQRIELGEVEAVLATHPDVDAAAVEAVPGPGGTRLVAFLAPASAPSDVDILGQSLLTAAMRPAAVRVLDRLPVNPVTGKIDRPALRDLAETALAAGREDLGPLGTPAERAVAAIWRRVLGDGAGTDFLASGGNSIAAMRLVAALRAELAADVATEDVLASGTLDGLTRRVAAAPPLTGPGLTTGHAAALSPQQRRLWFLDQLAPDAAPYNIAMAFRLTGALDVDALRHALRAVAERHDVLRWRIRAVDGVPLADLLAPADVPLPVEPVTEDGLRARLAADAATPVRLDREAPWRVRLHRLGETEHVLGFTLHHAVFDGWSQDLLCADLSAAYRGEPLPPPVASYADYAVWRAGRDERREAVDVAWWNEHLAGAPTTVDLPRDRPRPAVQTYRGASLRQSFSDGVVESVRALAARTGTTRAGVLLAAFGQLLRRLTGTTDHLVATVVADRQLAECQDIAGFFVDIVPVRLRADDAADFATHVRDGGAELLAATAHPAAPVERLVEALGVPRDPAHAPLVQVMFNVLNFTEPRLDLPGVRSAWLPVDKPGSPFDLTVYVHDDGVELLYNPDLFDHARMAGLAEDYVALLGALAAAPDAPVGTSVPELPRADVRTAAPAASTRARARPPSVAADPAAAATEAVIARAWCDVLGVAEVGHTDNFFDAGGNSLALARVHAQVSARLGRRIPLVDLFSHPTVRALAAHLHSGGAAVPELARAAERVAARRGRTQTRRPRRTAGPAGP, from the coding sequence GTGACCGACACCTTGCCCGTCGTGGGAGGCCATGGCCCGCCACTGTCCTACCCGGACACCACGATCAGCGGGCTGATCCTCGCCCAGGCCGCGCGCACCCCGGACGCCGTCGCCGTCCGGCAGGGTGACGCCCGGCTCACCTACCGCGAACTGGTCGCGTCGGCGACCGGCGTCGCGCGGTTGCTGCGGGCCCGGGGTGCCGGGCCCGGCACTCGCGTCGGCATCTGCGCCGACCGGCGGCCGGAGCTGATCCCGACCGTCGTGGGTGTGCTGCTGTCCGGAGCCGCCTACGTGCCGCTCGAACCCGGCGGCCCGAAGGCGCGGCTGGCCGAGATCGCCGCGGACGCCGGGATCTCCCTCATCGTCGGTGATCGCGCGCGGGCCGAATTCGGTGCCATGGCAGGCATCGAGGCGCTCGATGTGCCGCCGCCTTCGGCGGAACCCGTCGAGTGCCCCGCCGGTCCGGACGACCTCGTCCACCTGCTTTTCACCTCCGGCTCCACCGGCCGTCCCAAGGGTGTGCTGACCAGTCACCGCAACGTGGTCGCGTTCGTGACCGGGTTCGCCGCCGCCCTCGGGATCCGGCCCGGCGCCCGGGCACTCGGCATCGCCTCGCCCGCCTTCGACGCCTTCACCATGGACGTGTTCGTCCCGCTGGCGCACGGCGGATCGGTCCAGCTCGCCGGTGCCGCCGATCGGGCCGACCCCGAACGGCTGCGGCGGTTCCTCGTCGAGCACGACGTCGAGTGGGGTTTCGTCACGCCGACGCTGCTGTCCATGGTGGATCCCGCGGCCGTTCCCGGCTGGCGCGTCATCGCCTGCGGTGGGGAGCCGGTGCCCGCGGAACTCGCCGCGCGCTGGCTGCCGGGACGGCGGTTCTTCAACGCCTACGGCCCGACCGAGACCACCGTCGTGGTCGTCACCGACGAGGTCACCGGCATCCCCGCCGATCCGCTGCCGCTTGGCCGACCGACACCGAACCACCGGGCGTACGTCGTGGACGCCGAGCTGCGGCCGGTCGCGCCCGGCGAGATCGGCGAGCTGCTGATCGGCGGCCCGGGCCTCGCGAGTGGCTACCTCGGCAGCCCGGAGCTGACCGCCGCGAAGTTCGTCGACGACCCGATGACGCCGGGGGAACGGCTCTACCGCACCGGTGACCTGGCCCGCGAGCTGCCCGACGGCCGTCTCGAGTTCGCCGGCCGCGCCGACCGGCAGGTGAAGGTCCGCGGCCAGCGGATCGAGCTCGGTGAGGTGGAGGCCGTACTCGCGACCCATCCCGACGTCGACGCCGCCGCCGTGGAGGCCGTCCCCGGGCCGGGCGGCACCCGGCTGGTGGCCTTCCTGGCACCGGCGTCCGCACCGTCCGATGTGGACATTCTGGGGCAGAGCCTGCTCACCGCGGCGATGCGCCCGGCCGCCGTCCGAGTGCTCGACCGCCTGCCGGTCAACCCGGTCACCGGCAAGATCGACCGGCCCGCACTGCGCGACCTGGCCGAGACGGCGCTGGCGGCAGGCCGGGAGGACCTCGGCCCGCTCGGCACCCCGGCCGAACGCGCGGTCGCGGCCATCTGGCGGCGAGTACTCGGCGACGGCGCGGGGACGGATTTCCTGGCCTCGGGCGGCAACTCGATCGCCGCGATGCGCCTGGTCGCGGCGCTGCGGGCGGAGCTGGCCGCGGACGTCGCCACGGAGGACGTGCTCGCGAGCGGCACGCTCGACGGGCTCACCCGGCGGGTCGCGGCCGCGCCGCCGCTGACCGGGCCGGGGCTGACCACGGGGCACGCGGCCGCGCTTTCCCCGCAGCAGCGGCGGCTGTGGTTCCTCGACCAGCTCGCCCCGGACGCCGCGCCGTACAACATCGCGATGGCGTTCCGGCTGACCGGCGCGCTGGACGTCGACGCGCTGCGCCACGCCCTGCGCGCGGTCGCCGAGCGGCACGACGTGCTCCGCTGGCGGATCCGGGCCGTCGACGGCGTTCCGCTGGCGGATCTCCTGGCACCGGCGGATGTTCCGCTGCCGGTGGAGCCGGTGACCGAGGACGGTTTGCGGGCCCGGCTGGCCGCGGACGCGGCGACGCCGGTGCGTCTCGACCGCGAGGCTCCCTGGCGCGTGCGGCTTCACCGGCTCGGCGAGACGGAACACGTGCTCGGCTTCACGCTGCATCACGCGGTGTTCGACGGCTGGTCGCAGGACCTGCTGTGCGCCGACCTGTCGGCGGCCTACCGGGGCGAGCCGCTGCCGCCGCCGGTGGCGTCCTATGCGGACTACGCGGTGTGGCGAGCAGGACGCGACGAACGCCGGGAGGCCGTGGACGTCGCGTGGTGGAACGAACATCTCGCCGGTGCACCGACCACGGTGGACCTTCCGCGGGACCGGCCGCGCCCGGCCGTGCAGACCTACCGAGGCGCCAGCCTGCGTCAGTCCTTTTCGGACGGTGTCGTCGAGTCGGTCCGGGCACTGGCCGCCCGCACCGGCACGACCCGCGCCGGGGTGCTGCTCGCCGCGTTCGGCCAGCTGCTGAGGCGGCTCACCGGCACGACCGACCACCTGGTCGCCACGGTCGTCGCGGACCGGCAGCTCGCCGAGTGCCAGGACATCGCGGGATTCTTCGTGGACATCGTGCCGGTGCGGCTGCGGGCCGACGACGCCGCGGACTTCGCGACGCACGTCCGCGACGGCGGCGCGGAGCTCCTCGCCGCGACCGCGCATCCGGCCGCGCCGGTCGAGCGGCTCGTCGAGGCGCTCGGCGTGCCCCGCGATCCCGCGCACGCCCCGCTCGTGCAGGTGATGTTCAACGTCCTGAACTTCACCGAGCCTCGGTTGGACCTGCCCGGCGTGCGGTCGGCGTGGCTGCCGGTCGACAAACCGGGGTCTCCGTTCGACCTCACGGTGTACGTCCACGACGACGGCGTCGAACTTCTGTACAACCCGGACTTGTTCGACCACGCCCGGATGGCCGGGCTCGCCGAGGACTACGTCGCGCTGCTCGGCGCGCTGGCCGCGGCACCGGACGCACCGGTCGGGACGAGCGTGCCGGAGCTGCCGCGGGCGGACGTCCGCACCGCCGCGCCTGCCGCGTCGACCCGCGCCAGGGCGCGGCCGCCGTCGGTGGCCGCGGATCCGGCGGCGGCCGCGACCGAAGCCGTGATCGCGCGTGCCTGGTGCGACGTCCTCGGCGTCGCCGAAGTCGGGCACACCGACAACTTCTTCGACGCCGGCGGGAATTCGCTCGCCCTGGCCAGGGTGCACGCCCAGGTCAGCGCCCGGCTCGGCCGCCGGATCCCCTTGGTCGACCTGTTCAGCCACCCCACCGTCCGCGCCCTCGCCGCGCACCTGCACTCCGGCGGCGCCGCCGTCCCGGAACTGGCCCGCGCCGCCGAGCGCGTCGCCGCTCGCCGAGGCCGGACCCAGACCAGAAGACCCCGTCGCACCGCCGGCCCGGCCGGCCCCTGA